GAAAATTGTGGAAATTTATGAAACTAATGGAGTTTGTGTTTACCCCTGCTGGAGAGATTATATATCCAATAATAAATATCACGTTAGGTTTAAAGAAGACAACACTTATGAGACTATTGACGGAGACCCAACCTGTTTGACTGGGACATATACGGTATCAAAAGACAATTTACTTAAATATAGTTCTAGTTGTGGAGGAGAACAAGAAGTGTACATTGAACTTCTTCAAAATGACTCCTTAATAATTGATTTAAAAATTTTTGAACCTCACAAGCTTAAATATGTAAAAATAAGTGAATAAAAAACTGTTTGTAAAAAAATATAATGCATTTGGCAGTTAGTACTAAAAATATGGATGATAGCAATAAACAAACATAGTAGTAAATTGAAAGATTGGAGCGTTGAAGTACCAAACGCACCATATTAAAACCGTTAGCCTCAATTAGAGTTGAAGCAATAAAATGAGAATAATTAAAAACTATAACATGACATTTAGAATACGATTTTTTTTAATAGTGGGGCTTATTACTTTTCTTCCACAATGGGTGAATGCTCAGATAAACTCAAATAATCAGTTTTTAAGCAAAATAGGTGTTTTGGACAGTATTTACTCCAATGTATTAAAAGAGTCTCGAGAGATTTATATTCAAATCCCATCAAGTTATAGCCCTGAGAAAAATCAGAAATACCCAATAGCTTTTATTTTAGACGGAGAAGTATTTCTACCTACGCTTAGCAATGTGCACGATTACTATAGTGGTGGATTTATGCCTGAAATGGTACTTGTCGGAATTTCTAATAATAAAAACAGGATAAGAGATCTAACCACGTCAACCGTAAAAACAAAATATGGAATGCCGTTTAGTGAAGAAAATGGCGAGGCTGATAATTTCATCAAATTCATTAAGAAAGAACTTATTCCTTTTATAGAAAACAAATACCCTGTTACCAATTTTAGAACATTAATTGGTCATTCGTATGGAGGTTTATTTACCATTTACACCCTTCTTAATTACCCTGATTT
This genomic stretch from Bacteroidales bacterium harbors:
- a CDS encoding lipocalin family protein produces the protein MKKIFFLVSIFFISCTGQIDPIIDDSFPIPPELIGKWKIVEIYETNGVCVYPCWRDYISNNKYHVRFKEDNTYETIDGDPTCLTGTYTVSKDNLLKYSSSCGGEQEVYIELLQNDSLIIDLKIFEPHKLKYVKISE